The Maridesulfovibrio salexigens DSM 2638 region CCTGCCAGTCTGTTCAGCACATCTTCTTCATGGTCTTTGGATACAACGAGGATGTAACCAATACCGGTGTTGAAGATCTGCAGCATTTCAGGCCAGCTGAGATCGCCCTGTTCCTTGAGCCAGTTGAACACGGGAGAAACTTCCCATGAATTGAAGTTGATTTCTGCGGTAACCTGCTTGGGCAGGATGCGGGGTACGTTATCGTAAAAACCGCCGCCGGTAACATGAACCATACCCTTGATTTCAATATCACGGGAAAGGTTATGAACCGCATCAACGTAGATTCTGGTGGGAGCCAGCAGCGCTTCGCCGATTTTCTGGTCAGTACCGGGAAGCAGGTCGTCTGCTTTCAGGCCGGACTCATCAAAAATCTTGCGCACCAGAGAGTAACCGTTGGAATGGATGCCGGAAGACTCCAGACCGATGATGGAATCTCCGATAGTAATGGAGGAACCGTCTACGATCTTGGCGTTATCCACCATACCGACACAGAAACCGGAAAGGTCGTACTCACCGTCAGCATAGAAACCGGGCATTTCAGCGGTCTCACCGCCGAGCAGCGCACAGCCGGACTGCTTACAGCCTTCCACAACACCTGCGATAACTTCTTCAGCCACACCGGACTCAAGTTTGCCGGTTGCAAAGTAGTCGAGGAAGAACAGG contains the following coding sequences:
- the purM gene encoding phosphoribosylformylglycinamidine cyclo-ligase, which codes for MASRSDAYKAAGVDIDAANDFIGRIKGMVGSTFTKGVVTDIGGFGGLFKLDLTQMEEPVLVAGADGVGTKLKLAFAVNKHDTIGIDLVAMSVNDILVQGAKPLFFLDYFATGKLESGVAEEVIAGVVEGCKQSGCALLGGETAEMPGFYADGEYDLSGFCVGMVDNAKIVDGSSITIGDSIIGLESSGIHSNGYSLVRKIFDESGLKADDLLPGTDQKIGEALLAPTRIYVDAVHNLSRDIEIKGMVHVTGGGFYDNVPRILPKQVTAEINFNSWEVSPVFNWLKEQGDLSWPEMLQIFNTGIGYILVVSKDHEEDVLNRLAGMKLNSWKIGEITARDGDSEQVKVNF